Below is a window of Heterodontus francisci isolate sHetFra1 chromosome 20, sHetFra1.hap1, whole genome shotgun sequence DNA.
TTTAAACAAGTACTTGAACAGGgagctggggcctcagtttaatatctcaccctaaaaatggcacctccaacagtgcagcactctctcaatactgcagtGAAATGTCAGCATAGATTATCTGCTCAAATCCCCAAGGGGGGccttgaacccacatccttctgactcCAAGAAAACAGCACTACCCACTGAGGCAAAACAGAAGCTCATCTGGTGGGGGTGTGAGCTGTAAATATTTGCTGGTGAAGGTGGGGGCAGTGAATGTCGCCCACCATATTTAGAGAATGATTCAGGTACAGTTAAGCAGAGAAATGGGAATTCAACACTAAACTTGTCCAAAATCTGTGAGGAAAAGCTCCCACCAGGTTTACATTTTAAATTTCAAAATACTTCTACTCCCAGACTGACTCTTAAACACAAGAGTAGGTTTCTAAGGTTGGAAACTATCTTCCACCCGAACCCTGCTCTCCCTCTAAAATCCCTTAACTCAGCATAGACCAGGATCAAACCACGAACCATACAGTTCATTAGATTGCCATCatagctcagtggtagctctctcatccCTGGGTCAGAGGCTGTATGTTTATGAACACGTAATCTATGATGACActctagtacagtactgagggagggctgcactattggagatgccgtctttcggatgagaccttAAACAGAAGCTCCGTCTGTCCgctcaggtagatgtaaaggatcccatggcactattatgaagaagagcaggggagttctccctggcgtcctggccaacatttatccctcaaccaacatcacgaatacCAGATTGTCTGGTTGCCgtaagtgggagcttgctgtgtgcagattggttgCCCTGTTTGCTAAATTACAGCAATGaacacactttaaaagtacttcaatggctgtaaagcactttgggatgtgctgaggttaTGAAAAGTGTTGTATAAGTCTTGCTCATTACCAAACTGAAACATGCATTTTCCTGTTTTGCCACCAGAGGAGCTGTAAACAAAATTTGCAGACATGCTTGGTGCCATTACAAGCCAGTTAGCAAACTACCTGTGAAAACCGTGAGCTCCCCTTTACGATGCCCTTTGAGGAGTTTGTTCAAATCCGGAAACCGCTGCCATTTGATCCCGGAGACCTGATCCGCGTTGGCCAGCTCCCCAAATACATCATCCCGCAGCTGGCGGAAGGAGATGATGGACTTGTGACTGGCGGGAATGGCACTCTTCACAATCTTACCCAGGTTGAGGCCCATCGCCAGTGCCTCCCGGGGACAGGGCTGCTGGTCGCCCGGCCGCACCAAGGAACAACGCTTTACGTTGAGCTTGCGGGCGAAGATCTTGGAGGCCTCCCACGAGAGGAGGTCACTGCCCAACCAGAGAATAATCCTCTTAAACTGCTCCAGGTACGGAAGgagtagagggggcaggcagctcacGCCCCGGGGCAAGGACACGCAGGGCAGGTTGGTGGCACTGGTCACTGCGAGGCAGTCGGTCTCCTTCCCTGTCAGGACCAGTGTGGTGTCCTTCCTCGTCAGGATATGGAGACCAAAGAGGTTGTGGTAACTGCTGGGCTTTGGCAGGGTTGTTGCCACATAGTTGACTTGGCCACCATTCTGTTCAGCTGACAGCAGCTTTAATCCTTTCAAACTCGAATCCCTCCAATTAAACCAAGGGAATACCAAACTCTTAGTGGGTTTGAAGTACTTAACGCTCAGCTTTTTCAGAGTCAGGTTGGGAACCTTAGAAATCCCAAACATGGCTTTGACCAATTGGGTCTCCTCTTCCTCCAGGTCTGCAAAGGCCATCGCTTTGTTCCAGATCTGCTGCACCTCCTTCAGGTCCATCTCCTGCTCGCTCAGCTCCCAGTCGCTTTCCGGCACCTTCAGCAGCACGTCCGGACCCAGATTGTCCCGGCCTTCCTTTTGCATCACTTCCAGGCAGTCCTGGAAATCCTCCCAACACCCTTCCAGCAGGGTCTCCTTGCATAGGAACTGGCCGGTGGTCTTGTCGATGAAGAGCGTGAATGTTTCCTTCTCCGCCTTCCCAGTGTCAAACACCTTCCCGACAAACAGGCTGGGAACGTGAAGGCAGCTGTACCCGTCGTGGAAAGGGATGCCCTTTGACCGGAGGTAGTGGCGAATTTCAGTCACCGTCACCGGCGAGAAGGCAGAAACGATGTCGACTTTTAAGTGCTTGTTTTTTACACTCCCCTTGACACAAAAGCACAGTGCGGGCGTGGTGCTGAGAGGAGCTGACTGCACTGTGGCTCTCCGCCATGCCAGCATCAGAAGGGACTTTCCCTTTCCGGGGTTAAGCTGCGCAGTCTGTCGCTTGCGTGTGACATCCGCGATGCTGTACCATCTTCGTGGGAGGTTTGATCCCCGCAGAACTCCATTAACCGCTCTGCAGCCGCAGTGAAACAAGCCAAGCATGTTCTCTGTGGAGAGGGAGAAAAACAAGACAGCTGAGAGATCAACAACACTTACTTGGATTTCTATAGCAGCTTTAATGCAGTAAAAATACTCTGAGGCGCTTCACAGAGGCATAGTCAGACAAGATTTTGACACTGAGTCAcgtaaggagatatgaggacaggtggccaaaagcttggtcaaagaggtaggttttaaggcgcgTTATAAAGCAGACAGAGgtacagggagagaattccagagctcaggatcTAGGCATGATTGCCAATAGAACAGCAAAGAAAATGGCGGATGCACAACAGCAGAGTTCTTGGCAGACTGAAgggctggaagagtttacagagataaggaggagtgaggccattgagggatttgaacacaaagattagaattttaaaaataaTCCTCTGCCCTGTCGCCCCATTTCACCTGAAGCCTACCTCCTGGTCCTGACTCCTGGTATGCAATGTACTAATTACAAATGGTAcgttctctccctctatctgcagTGTGCCACAATAACACCTTGCTGCACCATCCTCTTAACTCACTCCTTTCTCAGAACTTCAAAAATCCAACAGTACGAACATCGCTCAGTCTCCCATCCTCCTGCAATTTGCTCGCAAGCAGCCCAGCCTGATGTTGCCGAGCCGTTCCTTGTTAATTTTGTCCTCCCCTGTCCCGTTGATGTTCAAACTAAGGCCATGCGCAGTCTCTGATCCCTGCCAATCCAGACCTGCAGACCCAGGTTGTTCCCTCTTATCTACATCTAGATTTAGTGCATCGCTGGGTCTGTCCTGTTTTTAAATTTGGGAGCCTGGGAAGTTTAGTATTGTGTTAGGAACCAGAATGgggccattcaggccctcaagcCTGTACCACCGTTCAATTAGCTCGCCGCTCAATGCTTATCACTTTGTTGGATAAATCCCAAATCAGAACTTCAAAATCTGAATTTGTGATATATGGAAATTAGTGGAAACTTGGATTtaagcttttttttttatatacacgGTCCCAGATTTAGACCTAGACAGACCATGAAGATTAAACGGGTGGATATCATTCCTCTATCCAATGGTTTGGAAGTTAGGGTTTGCCAAACCTCCTGTTAATCAGTTCGGTGGAAATGCAAACATCAATCCTACTCCGGGATACCCTGGAAAGGGAGAACATCTGAAGATCAAAGTGATTGGTGACTAAATGTGCACATTtaacactctcagtctcctctgtaCTAAAACTGCCAAATGAGACTTGATAGGGAGGGGACTGGGGTAATTAACTGTAGGAATAAAAGTACCAAAGATGTACTTTCCATCAGGGTTACACTGAACGGAACTTCTGACCGTTTCCAAATAGAGGATGGTGCATTTTGCACCACATTCTGGGATATTCCCGTGCATTAAAGGAACTTTAAGCAGCGCTGGCAGTACTGTTAGCTTCAGCTGTTTTGCCACCTTACCAGATTGTGCATCAAAACACCCTGCCACTCATATAAACCTCCGCGCTCAGGGTGCAAGTTGCCAATCATATTCAATGGGTCTATGTGTTTTATAACTACAGCAGATCCTTGCAATTCTtctatagagtcagagttatacagcatagaaaaaggcacttcggtccatcatgtctgagctgaccatcaagcacctaacgattctaaacccattttccagcacttggcctgtagccttgtatgctatggcatttcaaatgctcgtctaaatacttcttaaatgttgtgaaggctcctgcctctaccaccccttcaggcagtgtgttccagattccaaccaccctctgggtggaaaaaaatgtttcctcaaatccctaaacctccttccccttaccttaaatctatgccccctggttattgacccctccgctaagggaaaaagtttcttcctatctaacctatcaatgcccctcttaattttgtatacctcaatcatgtcccccctcagccttccctgctctaaggaaaacaaccccagcctatccagtctctcttcatagctgaaatgctccagcccaggcaacatccttgtgaatctcctctgcaccctctccagtgcaatcacatccttcctatagtgtggtgcccagaactgtacacagttaagGATAACTTACGAATGTTATTATTATAAATTACAAATGTTAATATTGCATGAGTGCACAATTAAAACAGAACATATCAGCATcataggagggggaagagaggaatcCGTTTGGAGAAGGTCCTCCCACCTACCTAGCAGTTATTACAAACTGAAGGCGCTGCTGCTGGTCGTTCCTTAAAGTCATTGGCCGCTCCTTAGCTTCCAACTGAAGCAATGCAAGACTGAGAATATGCAACATTGCTTTAGCAGCCCGGGCATTGCTGCTAATCGAAGGAACCCGTTATATAATTACACACCGCCAGCGTGCACAGTATTCACATGTGTGGAGCACTGAGTGAACCCCTGTGTAACAGCACGTCGTCCGGCCAACGGTGCGTGCTGCATGGCTGTAGAACGTTGGCCCGGGGGATTGGAACGTTGGCCCGGGCACAAAGCTGCCTCGCGCTGACACGCAGGGTAATGAGTCAAGCCCTCGCCCACTCTGCCTGGGAGTCTGTCTCACGTGTAGACCCTGCGACCACCGCGCTTTCCCCCTTGACTGTCTTTTGCACTGTTTACCATCATTTTGTTCCTCGCATTGTTGCACTGCAAACATTGCAGCGCTGCACACGGTAATGTTTTTCTTCCAAAGATTTAGTTTGTTTGCTGCCAATTTCAGGGTGCACCCGACTTGCTATTCGGAGGGTTTTCAGTGGTGCACAAAGGGATTGTTTCCGGTGACACTCTGAAATGCTGTGTTTCTGGCAGAGGGAGAGATGACGGCGCGGGGGACTGCGAGCCGCTTCCTGCAGAGTGTGCTGCACAATGGAGTGGGCAGGTATATCTGCCAGCTGCAGAGGATCAGCCTCATCTTCAGTAAAGATGCCCCCAACAGCAGAGGGGTCAGGTGAGTACCAACACCGccgatccctctctccctccaacacacaccctccccctaccccccacacacaccctcccccaaccccctcctgCACACACcatccccttccaccccccccccccccacacacacacaccctcttgtGCCAAACAGCGTagctagcatgcgatagacagagctaagcgatcccataaccaacggatcagatctaagctctgcagtcctgccacatccagccgtgaatggtggtggacaattaaacaactaactggaggaggtgggtccacaaatatccccatcctcaatgatgggggagcccagcacatcagtgcgaaaggtaaggctgaagcatttgctacaatcttcagccagaagtgccgagttgatgatccatctcagcctccttctgaagtcctcagcatcacggatgccagacttcagccaattcgattcactccgcatgatatcaagacacGACTGATGGCATTGGATACGCAAagtctacgggccctgacaataatactgaagacctgtgctgcagaacatgccatgcccctagccaagctattccagtacagctacaacactggcatctaccctacaatgtggaaatttgcccaggtatgacctgcacacaaaaagcaggacaagtccaacccgaccaattaccgccccatcagtctactctcaatcatcagtaaagtgatggaaagtgttgtcaacagttgcttagcaagaacctcctcagagacgctcagtttggcttccgtcagggccactcagatcctgatctcattacagccttggttcaaacatggacaaaagggttgaactcaagaggtgaggtgagagtgactgcccttgacatcaaggcagcatttgacagagtatggcatcaaggggcaaaactggaatcaatgggaatcagggaaaactctccactggttggagtcatacctagcgcaaaggaaggtggttgtggttgttggaggtcaatcatctcagctccaggacatcactgtaggagttcctcagggtagtgtcctaggcccagccatcttcagctgcttcatcaatgaccttccttcaatcataaggtcagaagtggggatgttcgctgatgattgcacaaagttcagcaccatccgcaactcctcagatactgaagtagtccgtgtagaaatgcagcaagatttggactatatacaggcttgggctgataagtggtaagtaacattcacgccacacaagtgccaggcaatgaccatctcaaacgagagaatctaaccatctccacttgacattcaatggcattactatcaacaTCCAGtggattgccattgaccagaaactgaagtggagtagccatataaataccgtggctacaagagcaggttagaggctaggcatcctgtggcaagtaactcacctcctgactccccaaagcctgttcaccatctgcaaggcacaagtcaggagtgtgatgaaatactctccacttgcttggatgggtgcatctccaacaacactcaagaagcttgacaccatccaggacaaagcagcccgcttgattggcaccccgtgcacaaacattcactccctccaccatcgacgcacagtggcagcagtgtgtaccatctacaaggtgcactgcagcaacacaccaaggctccttagacagcaccttccaaacccgtgacctctaccacctagaaggacaagggcagcagatgcatgggaacaccaccacctgcaagttctcctccaaaccacacactatcctgacttggaactatatcgccgttccttcacttgctgggtcaaaatcctggaactcccttcctaacagcactgtgggtgtacctaccccacatggactgcaacggttcaagaaggcagctcaccaccaccttctcaagggcaatgtgggatgggcaataaatgctggcctagccagctacgctcatatcccacgaacaaatttaaaaaaaaacttatctctttgGGAATCAGACTAAGCGAGaagtgtttttatttatttattcattcatgagacgtgggcgtcgctggctaggccagcatttattgcccatccctaattgctcttgagaaggtggtgccaagccgccttcttgaatacaGATTGGcggggctatttcagagggcagtaagagCTTACCAAATTCCAGTGGTTCTGCAGTCACATAGACCAGACCggttaagggtggcagatttcctcccttaaAGGACatcggtgaaccagatgggttttttacaataaTCAGTAGTTTcgtggttaccattactgatactagctttttaattcctgatttaaaTTCCCAGCTGGGGTGGTGGGATTGAACTCTCATCTCTGAATAATTGTTCCAGGCTTTTgttattactggtccagtaacgtaATCTCTATGTTAGTGTAGCCACTATAATTGATATTTAGATTAAGAAGGCTCTTTTACAGAGGATTAGTCAGATCTCTTTGTGTTGATTAAAGACAGCAAAACGAGGGAATATgagatttaaggtgagaagagGTAGATTTGGATGAGTTTTAAGGATATGTTATGTAGGGAATAAGGTTGAATGTTAGGTTCAATTAAATGCTGTAATTTAGATATTTGACAAACACCTGAAGAGGAAAACAGTATCGAGTAcgattgatttttttttgaaaaaggacttgcatttatatagcacctttcacaatctcaggatgtcctaaagccttttacagccaatgaagtaattgtaagagtagtcaccgttgtaatgtggcaaatgcagcagccatattgtgcacagtaagctcccacaaacagcaatgtgaccgtGACCCGataatctcttttttttttgtgatgttgatcaagagataaatattgcccaggacactggggcgAACTCCCTTGTTATTCGAAATtctcccatgggatcttttacatccacctgaaagggcagactgggcctctgtttaatgtctcaatcAGAAAGACAgcaaatctgacagtgcagcattccctcagtactgcgttggagtgtcagccttgatttttatgctcaagtcctggagtgggacttgaacccacaactttctgactcagaggcaagggtgtgaccaactgagccacagctgattgaGGAGATGGAGCTCCAGTCCATTCTAGCTTTGAGATTTCTACATACAGTGCCTGACATTCACTTTGGCAGCTAAGAGATATTGTATTGACAGCCACTGCCATTTCTCCGTCTGAAAGAGGGATGTGAGCCTCCATGTCTCAGCATCTCTCAAACCAGTATGTGCTTTTCAGCATAGTGAATGGTGATCCGGGTTGGAGACCCAGCCTGTAATCACCTATCAGGAAcgattgaacaggctgggactcttttctctagaaaagagaagactgagatttgacctgatagaggtctttaagattatgaaaggattcgatagggtagatgcagaggtGACAGAGGAAATAACAAAAATAATAGGCAAACAAATCAAGGGCAGAatgaaacagggacacagtgaaaaatattgggaagagaacaagtaatgtgaaaaagacaagccttaagggagAAGAGGATAAATAGATGCCAAGGATCGCAGCCTGgttacttaccttccgggagccgagcagagtgaagcagacctgCGGGGAGTATCACCGACCGAggagaggagtaaaaagtgtgggaatgcaatagttataggggattcaattgtaaggggaatagatagacgTTTCTTTGGCCGCaagagagactccaggatggtatgttgcctccctggtgctagggtcaaggatgtctcagagcggttacaggacattctgaaggggagggtgaacatcaAGTGATTGTGGTACACATTGATACAAactacataggttaaaaaaaaaggatgaggtcataaaagtagaatatagggagctaggaagtaagttgaaaagtaggacctcaaaggtagtgatctcaggattactaccagtgccacgcgctagtcagagtagaaatagcaggatatatcagatgaatacatggctgaagagatggtgtgaggggagggttttagattcttgggacattgggaccggctctaggggaggtgggaccagtacagactggacgggttacacctgggcaggaccgggactgatatccgagggggagtatttgctagaggggttggggagtgtttaaactaaaatggcagggggatgggaacctttggcaaggagtcagaggaggggggaatcaaagacaagaacaaaagacagtaaggggaataagaaaagtgataggcagagaaatcaagggccagaatcaaacagggccacagtgaaaaatagtgggaaggggacaagtaatgttaaaaagacaagccttaaggctttgtgccttaacgcgtggagcattcgcaataaagtggatgaattaattgcgcaaatagatgtaaacggttatgatatagtctgtattacggagacatggctgcaaggtgaccagggatgggaaatgaacatccagggatattcagtatttaggaaggacagacatgaagcaaaaggcggtggagttgcattgctggttaaagagaacaTTAACGCAATGGTGAGGAAAGGTATtatctctgacaatgtggaatctgtatgggtagagctgagaaacactaaggggcaaaaaacgttagtggcggTTGTATattgacccccaaactgtagtggtgatgttgggaatggcattaaacaggaaattagagatgcatgcgataaaggaacatctgtaattttaggtgagtttaatctgcatatagattgggcaaatcaaattagtcacagtaccgtagaggaggaattcctggagtgtatacaggatggttttctggaccaatacgttgaggaaccaaatagagaacaggccatcctagactgggtattgtataatgagagaggaataattgacaatctagtggtgcgagaccccttggggatgagcgatcataatatgatagaattcttcatcaagatggagagtgatgtagttgattctgagacaagggtcctgaatcttagtaaaggaaactatgaaggtatgaggcgcaggttggccatgacagattgggaaacattacttaaagggatgacggtggaaaggcaatggcaaacattcaaagagcgcatggatgaactgcaaaaattgtttatccctgtctggcgcaaaagtaaaacgggacggatagccaaaccatggcttacaagggaaattagagatagcattagatccaaggaagagatatGTAAATTTGcctggaaaaacaacagaccttaggattgggagcagtttataattcggcaaaggaggaccaagggattgattaagaagaggacaatagaatacgagagcaagcttgcagggaacataaaaactgactgtaaaaacttctataggtatgtgaagagaaaaagattagtgaagacaaatataggccccttacagtcagaaacaggggaatttattatgggggataaagaaatggctgaccaactaaatgcatactttggttctgtcttcacaaaggaggacacaaatatcataccagaaatgttggggaacacagagcttagtgagagagaggagctgaaggaaatcagtattagtagagaaatggtgttggggaaattaatgggattgaaggccataaatccccacggcctgatggtatgcatcccagagtactaaaggaagtggccgtagaaatagtgggtgcattggtgatcatcttccaagattttatagactctggaaaagttcctacagattggagggtagctaatgtaaccccactatttaaaaagggaggtagagagaaaacagggaattatagaccagtcagcctgacgtcagtagtggggaaaattctagagtccattatcaaagattttatagcagagcacatggagaacagtggtagaatcggacagagtcagcatggatttatgaaagggaaatcatgcttgacaaatctactagaattctttgaggatgtaactagtagagttgatgagggggagccagtggatgtggtttatttggactttcagaaggcttttgacaaagtcccacataagagattagcatgtaaaattgaagcgcatgggattgggggtagtgtattgcgatggatagaaaattagttggtggacaggaaaccaagagtaaggataaatgcgtctttttccgaatggcaggcagtgactagtggggtaccgcagggatcggtgttaggaccccagctattcacaatatatattaatgatttagatgagggaactaaatgtaatatctccaaatttgcagatgacacaaaactgggtgggagggtgagttgtgaggagaatgcagagaggcttcagggtgatttggacaagttgagtgagtgggctaatgcatggcagatgcagtataatgtggataaatgtgaggttatccactttggtagcaaaaacaggaaggcagattattatctgaacggctataaactgagaggggaatatgcagcgagacctgtgtgttctcgtacactagctgctgaaggtaagcatgcaggtgcaacaggcagtaaaaaaggcaaatggtgtgttggccttcatagtgagaggattcgagtacagaagcaggcatgtcttgctgcaattatacagggccttggtgaggccacacctggaacattgtgtgcagttttggtctccttatctgaggaaggatgttcttgctctcgagggagtgcagcgaaggtttaccagactgattcctgggatggcgggactgacatatgaggagagattgagatggttaggattgtattcgctggagttcagaagagtgaggggggatctcatagaaacctataaaattccaacaggacttgactgggtagatgcaggaaggatgttcccgatggtggggggtccagaaccaggggtcatagtctaaggatacggggtaaacctttcaggactgagatgagaaatgtcttcacccagagagtggtgagcctgtggaattcactaccacagaaagcaattgaggccaaaacattgaatgttttcaaaaaggagttcgatctagctcttgggtctaaagggatcaaagggtatggggcgaaagccagaacaggctactgagttggatgatcagccatgatcataatgaatggcggagcaggctcgaaaggccaaatggcctactcctgctcctattttctatgtttctatgtgacgtttccacttgtgggtgagaccagaactaggggccataaatataagaatcactaataaatgcaataatgaattcaggagcaacttctttatccagagagtgattagaatgtggaactcactaccatagccctgaacttgtatctctgtctagtttctctcctatcatgccctctccgagcttatCTTGTCCATTCGTCCCACCTCACCCTCCCATGgccctattcccaccaaactgctaaATGCCTTCCTGTCCCCCATGTTTGGTGATATTGCTAATAGTTTGCTTTCTTCAGGCACTGTCCCCCTCCCCTTCAAATTTCCGatcatcaccaccaccccccccccccccacctcacacacacacaaaaaaactcaTCCTTGACCGctgtgtccttgcaaactactgccccatctccaaactccctttcctctccacaggccttgaatgtgttgttgcttcccaaatccatgctcatcttttccagagctccatgtttgaacACCTCCGAGGTCATTTCCAT
It encodes the following:
- the twnk gene encoding twinkle protein, mitochondrial isoform X1, which codes for MFAVQQCEEQNDENMLGLFHCGCRAVNGVLRGSNLPRRWYSIADVTRKRQTAQLNPGKGKSLLMLAWRRATVQSAPLSTTPALCFCVKGSVKNKHLKVDIVSAFSPVTVTEIRHYLRSKGIPFHDGYSCLHVPSLFVGKVFDTGKAEKETFTLFIDKTTGQFLCKETLLEGCWEDFQDCLEVMQKEGRDNLGPDVLLKVPESDWELSEQEMDLKEVQQIWNKAMAFADLEEEETQLVKAMFGISKVPNLTLKKLSVKYFKPTKSLVFPWFNWRDSSLKGLKLLSAEQNGGQVNYVATTLPKPSSYHNLFGLHILTRKDTTLVLTGKETDCLAVTSATNLPCVSLPRGVSCLPPLLLPYLEQFKRIILWLGSDLLSWEASKIFARKLNVKRCSLVRPGDQQPCPREALAMGLNLGKIVKSAIPASHKSIISFRQLRDDVFGELANADQVSGIKWQRFPDLNKLLKGHRKGELTVFTGPTGSGKTTFISEYALDLCIQGVNTLWGSFEINNVRLAKIMLTQFAMQRLDDQLEKYDEWADKFENLPLFFMTFHGQHSIKSVIDTMQHAVYMYDISHIVIDNLQFMMGQEHLSVDKFSAQDYIVGTFRKFATDNSCHVTLVIHPRKEEDDKELQTASIFGTAKASQEADNVLILQDKKLVSGQGKRYLQVTKNRFDGDLGVFPLEFKKTSLTFSAVKGKAKLRKVKEDDAAPEQSGKSANAKEKK
- the twnk gene encoding twinkle protein, mitochondrial isoform X2, which produces MLGLFHCGCRAVNGVLRGSNLPRRWYSIADVTRKRQTAQLNPGKGKSLLMLAWRRATVQSAPLSTTPALCFCVKGSVKNKHLKVDIVSAFSPVTVTEIRHYLRSKGIPFHDGYSCLHVPSLFVGKVFDTGKAEKETFTLFIDKTTGQFLCKETLLEGCWEDFQDCLEVMQKEGRDNLGPDVLLKVPESDWELSEQEMDLKEVQQIWNKAMAFADLEEEETQLVKAMFGISKVPNLTLKKLSVKYFKPTKSLVFPWFNWRDSSLKGLKLLSAEQNGGQVNYVATTLPKPSSYHNLFGLHILTRKDTTLVLTGKETDCLAVTSATNLPCVSLPRGVSCLPPLLLPYLEQFKRIILWLGSDLLSWEASKIFARKLNVKRCSLVRPGDQQPCPREALAMGLNLGKIVKSAIPASHKSIISFRQLRDDVFGELANADQVSGIKWQRFPDLNKLLKGHRKGELTVFTGPTGSGKTTFISEYALDLCIQGVNTLWGSFEINNVRLAKIMLTQFAMQRLDDQLEKYDEWADKFENLPLFFMTFHGQHSIKSVIDTMQHAVYMYDISHIVIDNLQFMMGQEHLSVDKFSAQDYIVGTFRKFATDNSCHVTLVIHPRKEEDDKELQTASIFGTAKASQEADNVLILQDKKLVSGQGKRYLQVTKNRFDGDLGVFPLEFKKTSLTFSAVKGKAKLRKVKEDDAAPEQSGKSANAKEKK
- the twnk gene encoding twinkle protein, mitochondrial isoform X3, with product MFAVQQCEEQNDENMLGLFHCGCRAVNGVLRGSNLPRRWYSIADVTRKRQTAQLNPGKGKSLLMLAWRRATVQSAPLSTTPALCFCVKGSVKNKHLKVDIVSAFSPVTVTEIRHYLRSKGIPFHDGYSCLHVPSLFVGKVFDTGKAEKETFTLFIDKTTGQFLCKETLLEGCWEDFQDCLEVMQKEGRDNLGPDVLLKVPESDWELSEQEMDLKEVQQIWNKAMAFADLEEEETQLVKAMFGISKVPNLTLKKLSVKYFKPTKSLVFPWFNWRDSSLKGLKLLSAEQNGGQVNYVATTLPKPSSYHNLFGLHILTRKDTTLVLTGKETDCLAVTSATNLPCVSLPRGVSCLPPLLLPYLEQFKRIILWLGSDLLSWEASKIFARKLNVKRCSLVRPGDQQPCPREALAMGLNLGKIVKSAIPASHKSIISFRQLRDDVFGELANADQVSGIKWQRFPDLNKLLKGHRKGELTVFTGPTGSGKTTFISEYALDLCIQGVNTLWGSFEINNVRLAKIMLTQFAMQRLDDQLEKYDEWADKFENLPLFFMTFHGQHSIKSVIDTMQHAVYMYDISHIVIDNLQFMMGQEHLSVDKIIL